In Micromonospora ferruginea, the sequence GCGGTCGGCGTTCCCCGAGCCGACCTGGACGCACACCACGGTCGAGCCGATCGACGTGCTGGCCCGGGTCGACACCGGCGACCTCCACCTCCCCGGCCACCTCCTGCGCGCCACGCGCTCCTCGGTCTGACCCGGCCCACCCAGCGCCCCGCCCGTTCCCGCCCCGGCTTCGTCGATCTAGGAGGTGTGGCACCTCACAAAAGCCGCGCACACCCGCAAACCATGGCACCACAAGTCCAAGATCGACGAAGCGGAGCGGCGGGCGGAGGCGGCGGGGCGGGTCAGCGGCGCCAGTGCTGGCGCGGAGCGTAGCCGTCGCGGCGCAACCAGTGCTCGGTGTAGACGATGCGCTGTGCCTCGACGAGCACGAGTGTCTCCTCGGGCGGTTCGGACAGCGGCCGGCCGCGCTCGGCGTGCTCGTTCTGCCAGCGGAACGCCGACCAGTGGTGGGCGTGCTCCGGGTGGTCCGGGGAGAGCACCCGGGCGGCGCCGAACACCTGCGCGCCGCGGCTGCTGGCCAGCCCGACCAGCGGCGCGAAGACGCCGACGGACACCCGCGGGTCGGCGGCGATGTTGCGCATCTTCGGCGAGCGCGGCGCGGCGGTGAACATCAGCGTGAAGTCGAGCGGGTAGTAGCGCACCGGCGTGGCCAGCGGCCCGTCCGGGCCGGCGGTGGCGAGGACGCACATGTTCTGCGAGGACAGCAGGTTGTGGATGCGTTCCTCGAGGCGCTCCCGGTCGAGTTTCCGCGTCGGTGTCGGCCCGGCCAGCCACGGGTTGGTCAACGGCACGTGGCGTCCTCGATCATGGCGGCACCTTATCGGGCCGGTCGCGCTCAGGTGAGCCGGGCGCGGACGGCGGACAGGTGCGCGGGTGTCACACCGGAGCCGAGCAGGTAGTCGGTGACGCCACCGTAGCGCGCGTGCAGGTGGTCCCAGGTGTTGGTGATCACCAGGGGCGACGCGTTCTCGGTCAGCGCGTAGTCGGCGGCGATCGCGTCCACCGGCACCCCGGCGGCGTGCAACGCGAGCGCCACCAGCACGCCGGTGCGGTCCCGGCCGGCGTGGCAGTGCACCACCACCGCGCCCGGCGGCGCGTCCGCGATCGCGGTGAACGCGGCGGCCAAGCGCTCCCGGCTGGCGTCGACCAGCAGCCGGTAGCTGTCCGGCGGGATGTCCTCGTCGCCGGTCGGGTCGAAGCAGGCCGGGACGAGTCGGTAGGACGCGTCGGCGGCGAGCGGACTCGGGTCCGCCGCCGCCTCCGACCGCCACCGCAGGTCGAGCACGCGGCTCACCCCGTACCCCTTGAGGGCGGCGAGTCCGGCGGCGCCGAGGCGGCGGTGGTTGTCGGTGCGGACCAGCGCCCGCTCGCGGATCCGGCCGCCGGCGGCGGTCGGGGCGCCGCCCACGTCGCGGGCGTTGCGCAGGTCGGGCCAGGCCAGGCGGGGCACGGAC encodes:
- a CDS encoding pyridoxamine 5'-phosphate oxidase family protein, which encodes MPLTNPWLAGPTPTRKLDRERLEERIHNLLSSQNMCVLATAGPDGPLATPVRYYPLDFTLMFTAAPRSPKMRNIAADPRVSVGVFAPLVGLASSRGAQVFGAARVLSPDHPEHAHHWSAFRWQNEHAERGRPLSEPPEETLVLVEAQRIVYTEHWLRRDGYAPRQHWRR
- a CDS encoding tyrosine-protein phosphatase is translated as MPRLAWPDLRNARDVGGAPTAAGGRIRERALVRTDNHRRLGAAGLAALKGYGVSRVLDLRWRSEAAADPSPLAADASYRLVPACFDPTGDEDIPPDSYRLLVDASRERLAAAFTAIADAPPGAVVVHCHAGRDRTGVLVALALHAAGVPVDAIAADYALTENASPLVITNTWDHLHARYGGVTDYLLGSGVTPAHLSAVRARLT